The stretch of DNA gATTATTTTATAGAATAGGGGAACGAATATTTGTAACCTACcaaaacttaaattttatatagttcTAGCATCGCTACAGTGTCATTATTATATTAGATGCAATTGACggttacatttttaaaattcttgcTTCGTTAAAACGGCCGGAACTGTGAGTAACAAAATGAAAAACGGAACGCTTTTCATTCAGAGTGTCATTCACAGAATAACAAACAATCGTAAGAAAACGGAACGGAGTTTAAACTTATTAAAGTCGTCGTCCACCACCGCATAGGGAGTTCTCTCGGAACCTTACCGGTCGTGGTCGGAATAAAgtggaaattagggtttttgaaagATTCGTCTCTTCTCATTCGGTAagtgttttatattatttcgctagttttgatttcttcagtCTTAGCCCTTTGATTTGTTGTGCTTGATCTGTTATAGACTTATCTTTGTTGTTGGATTAAGCAAGAATGTGATTCTCCGACGAAGTGAGGATTACAAATTGTGATTGTTCTCATTGTTTCAGTTTGATCTCTGCAGTGATGTCTAAGCGTGCTGACAAAGGGAGATCGTGGCATGGATCTCGAATCAATCAATTCGGAGTTGTATTCTTCGTTGTTGGGATCTCACTGGTCGTGGTtctgttgttttgttttagtggcAAGAAGAATCAAACCTCGGAGCTTGAATTGGAACTACCGAGACATATATCAAACAATGTCAATCCCGATTTGGAATCTCATCCAACCGTAGAGATTCAGAACGGGACTCAACTGATATGGAAGATACCAAAAAATTCGCCAAAGGCAGTTCTGTTTATCGCTCATGGTTGCCATAGGAAAGCTTCTGACTTTTGGGACAAATCTTCAGATTGCACTGACTGTACTGGTCTACCAGAAGAGAGGTTTCTTGTCCGGTTTGCTTtagctaagaagtttgctgttTTGACTGTATCTAGTGCTGGGAAATGCTGGACTTTAGGGAAGGAAAAAACCATTgttgaaaacattattaaatcGTGGGTGGATAAGCACAAGCTTCAAAGGCTTCCTCTTGTCGCGTTAGGGGCTTCATCTGGTGGCTACTTTGTCTCTGCTCTTGCTACACATTTGCGGTTTAGTAGTATCGTGCTTATGATTGCGGAAGGAGTCTTTGATCAGATTAGTATCAGTAAACACTATCCTCCGACTCTTTTTGTGCACATGCCTAAAGATGTCTACAGACAACAAAAGATTAGGGAGTTTTTAGAAGGTCTAAGGATGGAAGGCATTGATGCTGCAGAGATTGAATGCTTGGATTTGCCGCTTTCTCCTATTTCTTGGCGGGTAGGATTCCTGGTCTTGGTTCAGATGTCTCGGCTACACTGTTTAAGTTATTTCAAGACAAGGGATTTGTTGATGAGAAGGGATACATGAAACGTGATGGACGGAGAACACCGTGGAAACAAGCTCTCAGCGGCAACAAGATATCACTGGAACAAAGTTTGATTACTCCTGTTGATGAAGAACTGAATCTTGCATATGCATACCATGAGATGACGAGCTTGCAGTCTGACCAAATCTTTAGCTGGTTTGAATCGCATATGAGCTGATTGGCTGTCAGATTTTCATATATCAAGTTCATTCTTTGAAAGCTGTAGGTAGCAATAATATATCTAATTCCAAAGGAAAATGCTCAAAAGGTGGATTATGATTCGAGTCTGGCAAGATCATGGTCACTCTAGTGGCTGTCATTAGGGTTAAGAAGACTGTTTTGGTTAGCGTAACTAAACTAACTCTCCGCTTAAATTCAGCAGGGTTGCGTAAAGCCAGctgcttttttttattctcgTTTGTAAGTTAACTAAGATCACTAAGTCTGTTGTGGTCGTTGAATCTGTAAGAACTCCAAATATGAGAATGTTGGATGCTGTTGCTTGTAAGCTGCTGTCCATATTGACTTATAAGGGCATACTCATATCTCATAAATCTAAAAACTCACTTTCAGGCCTTTCCAAGTTTGATCACCGACTTTACAAAAGACTCAGGAGTCCATCTCATTCTCAGCTTGTGATTGGCTGCTGATCCCGGAGAAGGGTAAGATGAAACAACGTCAATAGGCACTGCTCCAGCAACACAGTTTTGGCTTGGACTCAACCTGGTGACTGGATTTGACGAAGCCAAAAGCATTTCACATATCTTCTGTATCAACCAGAAACCAAGTGTTAAAAGGAGCAATTGACTTTTCTTTGCTGTTGAAGTGTTGATATAGAGTGTAGAAGGAGCAATTGACTTAACACTAGTTTTTCGAGTCTGCTGCTTTCAATTTCACTATCTCCGATGCCTTTGTCGAGTCTACCGCTTGTAAGCTGATAATGTCCATAAGTAAAATCACAACAACTGTTTTCcactgatttttcttttgtcgtcTGTATTCCATTGTAGCTGTGTCCATAATGCCAAATCATCCCTAATAACTCCCATCtgaacaacaaaaccaaaaacaccaGAATCAAAGCacaagcagcaacaacaagaaccaaaaagTCACAGTCTCACTTATTGGAGCGATGAGTGGTTCAAATGATAAAGCAGATTGACTAAGCTATTATGAGTTCGATCTAAAGTGATGATGATCTCTGATGGGTGAAGGGTATTTACCTTGAATTCTGGCAGATGAAGTGTACTTGTTTGTGGTGGAGGCAAaatctgcaaaaagaaaaaaaaaaaaagccacttGCTTAATTTTGTCacttcctgcaaaacaaaaacaagaagtaTCAATTAGATATGTAACTAGGAAAAAATTGGCGTAGCTATATATTTAATGACTTATCTTATCAAGATTTTGATTAGCTCCTGCAAGTGTAACTCTCCCCAAACTGACACTGCGTGATAAGACAGATTAATTAAAAGCTATTATGAGTCTGTTTAAAAAGCATCTGATGAATGGAGGGTACTTACCTTAAAAATGATGGGAGAAGTAGTGTAacttgtttgtggtgcaggcaAAAGCTGGAGCCTGGAGCTATGGAGTAAAGAGCCTTAGAAACAATAACTGGCCCACCTGTCTTGATTTTCCATCATCtagctttctttttgttgttaaagaatgaacacgaagaagaaaaagagttagAATGGCGTCATGTTTGTTCAATCTCATTAAACAAACAGTGAAGGGCTAGTGTTGAAACATGTAATTGCAAATGATTTAGTtgtgtatttttcttgttttcggGTGCTTTCTCTATGCTGTGAATCGATGCCAGtgttcaaaaacctcaaatcgtTACATATTACGAGTGACAAGGAACGAGATTGGCCGGCAATGCCAGTTCTTCTAAGTAACTCACATTTAGAAACTCTAGTCATTGAGGTATATAAACAACTCATTTTCCAAACATGTAGTCCATATGTTGAGTTCAAACATGGAATCCCTTATTGTCTCCTCCATGCGTTCAGGGTCTGTTGCACCATGCGACAGATAAATGCGGGGATGCTTGTGACTGCATTTCTCGGGAGGACAAAGGTCATTCGCTCACATCTTGCCCAGTCAAGATGTTAGAGATTCAAGGGTTTCGAGGAACAATGAAAGAGATGACAATGATAAAACATTTCTTGGAATATTTCCCATGTTTGAAGAAGATTGAGATTTATATTGAAGAGAATGATCCTACAGAGCTCAGAATCCCGGAGGTGTCTAAACGTACCCTGCAGATGATAGAAGACTACAACAAGTCATCTGAGTTGCGATGTCGAACTCCTTGTGAGTGATTACCTGTACAAGAAGTAGACTGCAAACAGAAGTCTCTGAAGAACAAGACTTcctcatagttttcccaaagttcccatttaattttatttcggTTCTTCATTTAATTGGCTTGTAAACCGTTTCAAATCAAAGCAATTGCAAAATCATTGAACTTTCTTCTATTTTTCCAAGTTTTTCTAGTCATTTACTATTGATGGCTTGCCGTCATTTTAGTTCTTCGACACAATTTGCTTTGAGTTGTTCTTAATGTCTTCACTTTTTTACTCGAAATGTCCATGGTTAACAAGCTACAACATAGTTATCATCTTAAGCTCTAGATTTCGCAGTATTAGTAGCAAAATATTATTTACCATTTTTCAGAAACATCACATAATTGTTTAATTCCTCACCTCTATGCGTAAATATGCTTTTATTTTGAAGATCCCTGATGTGTTGATCTTGCCGGTACAAAAAAtagaatacaaaattaaataaggCATTTCTCAACTTAATGCATTTGGCCAAAACCCAAAACGTCAAAATTGTCATTgcgcataaaaaaaaaaaaggagcaaaCTGAGAATCCTTCTTACAAATCTGATGGAACCTTAATAAACTGTGTTACATCTGATACCAAACTATGATCCACAGGCTTCAAACCTTTTCTCAACCAACGTTTCAACAAGGCCAACTCTAATCTCCTCACCTGCAACAAGTAAGTAAAATAACTCCATTCAGCTATACTATTCAAGATTACTGAAAAAACTAAAGATGCAGAAACAGAGTTCTGTACTTCCATCCCTGAATCAGAACCACCAGAGTATACTACAAAAAAGGAAGGGGAGACAAAAACCAACCTGTCTAACAATGAAAGGCTCCTCAGCTCGACTCAAAGGTTCGGTTAACACGGTTAGAAACCCGTTTCTGTTCCCGTAAACAATATCTGTGAAAGGTCGATCACCCACCTGCTCATGAAACACATAAACATCTTATCTACCAAAACTCAAATCACCAGTTTTCATCCTTAAAACATTCATCATGAAATTACCATGATTAGCTCCGAAGATGTGCAACCAAAGTGTTTCTCGACTTCTTCAGCAGTTCCCGCAGGCTTCTTTACTCCTTAAgtcataaatcaaataaacagtCCTCATCAACAATCAGTTACAAtgattaagattaaaaaaaaaaaacaagacattCACAGAAGCTCAAGTCACTTACTATGCCTCAATACTCTAATTCCTATTTCAGCCTCCAATGCTTTAGCTTTCGAATCATCATGATCATATTCCGTAAGCCCTGATTACACCAAAGTTAGCATTTTTCAATCAACCAGAAACTAACAActataaccaaacaaacaaaaagagtcaAAAATTTACCAGCGGAATTGCTAAAGACGGCGATGTCATGACCAAATACGGCTTTACACTGCTCAATGGAAGGCCGGAGTGGTGGCCAAATCGCTAGAGAATAAGGAGCCGTAAGAGTATTATCTTTATCGAAGACTACACCTTTGAAGCCCTTTCTCTTGAGCTCTCCCCAATCAATATACCTCAAATCTTTCACAGAAACATGCGGAATAACCAAACGACGATCCTTAACGACAACGGAGACCGAAGAAACGATACCCTCAACATTGATTCGTTGCCCAACAGCCGCTTTCAGATCTGCCCACCACATGTTCGACGAAAAAATCGACAACCCCTTGTTGTTGTCTTGTACAACACTCGGCAACACCAATTCGCGTGGCTCTCCGTCGAATTGTTCAGGGATCCGGTTAGAGAATCCTGGGTCTTCTTCGTTCGGGGAGCTGAATTGGTAAAGAAGAAACGAATCTTCAAAAGTGGGTAAACGCTTTTGGCTCCGATGGTTTGTTGTCGTTtgcagaggaggagaagagggCGACGGAGGAGAGCAGATGATGGGTTTGGTGGAGCAAGATATGAGATTAGGGTTTCGTTTGTGACggggaggagaagaaagaaggaaacttTTAGGGATTGGGTAGTACAAGGTAGTGGTGGAGGCAGCCATCGATGGGGTCTGCATCTCAATCgttttttataatattgttttcacttttattgACCCAACAAAAGTTGTTGCAAGTTGTTTACCGACATCATATTCCAGATTTCTTGGAGCtgttttagaaaaaacaaaagatgactctttttttactatttgatttccaaaaatataaacgGACAGTAATCAAAGCTGATCAAAAacctatacaaaacaaaaacattccaTGGCTTGTCCAAATGAACAAAGAATGTTCAAGtcaaattgtatgtttttgctCATGAGCCCCCTCTTGTCCTAAATTGTATGTAAAAGTTTATTCACTCTGGTAATCTCCCGTTTGAAATCTTGGAAGTCTGTGATTCTCAAACAAACgagcaaaagaacaaaactagaGAAGGTTCTAGACCAGAGATTTCAGTCTTAAGGTAACCTCCTGATCTACAATAATGAGTGGATCCATTCCATGAATCATAAACCTTAATATGTTCTCCCAAGAAACATTTCAAAATCAGTGGTAATATAAAGCTATCTTCATTCATGGACTAAAGAGGTAAAGAAGAAGCACTGCTCAAGCAAATCTATAAGCCAAAGTAGAAGTGATAAAGAACAGTTGCAATAAGCGTGGCTTAATCAATCAAAGCTGATCccatcaagaaaaaaacatgatagccaacaatcaacaaacatcACAAACTCAAAAATCCGAACCCAAAACAAATTTGTAGCCAACCTGTATAAAATCCATTCCTGATATCAATCTTTAAgaccttgttgttgttcatcagTTATTATTCCACTACTACATATTCATCAGAATCACCTTAGCTTAGAATAGCAGACGAACAAGGTTGCTGCAACCAAACCAACAGCTCCAACTGATCCAGCAGCAACCACTGGCCACTGAAACTCTGCTTCCACGGAACCCTTTTGGTCACCACCATTTGTGTCTCTGACTCCATTACTAAGATTCCTGGCTCTCTCATTCAACCCAAAAACAGTCTTATTACCTTCCTCAACCTTCTTCAGCAACTCTTCCTTCTTCAACTCCATCACCTTCTCCCTTTCTTGACTTTCACTCAAAACTACCTCCGTCAGCTTCTTCCCAGACTTCAATTTCTCCAATTCCTCTCCATTCTTCACCAATTCCAGACTCAAAACACTAACTTTCTTCTGCAattcatcaatctctctctctttctcatcagCTTTCTCCCTCAACTCCTCTTCTAATCTAAGTTTCTTACTCTTCTCCTCCATTTCCCTCACTTCCAAAACCCCAATCTTCCTCTCCAAATCCCTAACCCTCTTCTCAACCTCAGCTCTATCTTTCCTTAAACCCTCAGCTTCCTTCTCACACCCCTCCAGCAACTCCACTTTCTCAGCCAACGCCTTCTTCAGCTCCACCACTTCTTCCGCAGTCTTATCAACGCCGTTCAAGGAAGTGAAGAGATCATCCTGAAGATTCGACACCTCTGTTTCAAGCTCCACAGCTCTCGTAGAAATAGATTCCAGagccttcttctcttcctcgtattcctcaatctctttctccatttctCCGAACCTCTGATTCATATCCTCTTCTACACCTTTCATCTCTTGAATTTCTCCCGTAAGCCTCTCTAGCTTCTCCTTCAAATCGAGATTCTCCTTCTTAAGCTCCTGGTTCTTGATCTCAGATTCCTCAATCTTCCTCTCCAGTTCCTTTGACTCGGAGATCCCCTTCGCCGAACGATCTTCAACATCGCTGTGAATCACCACCTCATCCGCCATTTTACACTGCTTGCTACCAGAGAAAAATTCAACACAGAAATCAAGACGCAAATAACATGAAATAACTCAACACAAtgacaaaatcaaattaaagttCGTTGCTTTTTTAGAGAATCAGTCACTCTTTGACTTTTTCTCAGCAACCAAAAACATCATAATCAAAGAAATTTCCATAAACCCAAGTATCTGTCTTGAGAATTACCTTCCGATTTGGCAGTGGTGGGGAATAtgaaaagatgagatttttttttccggtgGAGGAATCGGCTAATCGGTTTAAAGattcgatttttagggtttatagtGGCGTTGAGAAAATTGGCCGGTTCTGAATACCCACGTGTTTTAAAAAGCAAGTCCACTTGGAATTAGAATCATCATTTACAGTCAACTCTGTTATATGGGCCTTATAACCATTAGTGGTTAACTCCATCAGGCCCAACTTTGTTATAGTCGTCTGCACTCTGCagtattcattatttatttatttattcctttTCCGTAACATGCGATGAGTTTATGACTTAATTATGTTCTTTCCCAAACTATTTATCATTAACTTTTACATTTCTATCAAATCTAATTGGctcttttatatatagatttcgaATTTTAAAGTGAAGCTTTTTTCGTAATATTTAGAACTAAAAGACATTAtataaaggagaaaaaaaaactagattatgAACTTAAACTAAGCcacattaaaaagaaataatataagtgaaaaaaaaaaacagagagaattcCAAATTGTTTGTTCAGTCATCTTCAACCTCCAAATTTCATATCATCTTTCTCACAGCGCTCAAGAAACGCAGTAAGGACTTTGATGGCATTGATCTGACACTGCAGAGCCAAAATGTAACTAGCTGTCTCTTCGAACAGCGCGTCGACACCAAGAGCCGTTCCTCCGGGTACTATTGTCTGAAGCGCCTCGATCTTCTCCTccactccttcttcttcgtctccgtcATCTTCTACGCGGGTCGTCTCGCTTACACTCGCCGTTGCATCAGACAACCTCTGTTTGGTTCTGCGGTTGAAACCGGTGGAGCTTGTTGTGTTCACAGCGGTggatggagatggagaagagcGTTTGGTATGGGAAGAGGCTAGGGTTTTCTCCATTGACGGAGGGAGAGAGGATGTGTTGGAAGAAAAGGGGTAAGAGAGATATGTGTGTAATTATATATGAGTGATGGGAAATTCAGTAGATTAATTAGAGTAGTAGGACCGGTTTAACTATTCCGGTTTGTTTTTACTTTGGTTTACTCTGGTTTGCCCCTAATTGATTGACTTATGACCTGAATCCTAAGTGTGTTTGGTTAAGAGTTTAGTGCTACTGCTATGTTGTTAATTGTGGAttatggttttgtttgattcagagTTTAGGTTTTGGTTTAGCTATAAATTTTCGAAATTGGGTAATACCGGTATGCCATCAAAGCTGGGTCCAGTTGTGATTTTCGAATTATGTggagtgtttgttttgttttgtttttgttggttttagagAGTAGGATTTGGATCGTGAGTAACACGCGCTATGTTGTGTGGTATTTTAGTGGAGACGTCACTATACTCAAGTGGATCTCCCTGAGGTCCTGacagatagatagattggatctttatttgtcttttaaaaaaatacaaaaaaatacaaaaaaaaatcagaaaaagttTAACTGAGAAATGCGTGTCATTAACAAATTGTAACATGCTTAGTTTAGTAATAATAGACTTATCGACATGTGTTTAAAACTTAATCCAGACTTTTGACTTGTGGGTCtttgttttgtattcttttCGGAAACAGCGATGATGGGGtttcatactatatatatatactatatttcaCTTTGTAGATAAACTAAGACTACTAAGTAGTACTACTATTTAATCTAAACTTACCTATGATATGGCCTATGCATGCGTACGACAAAATGCAATACATGCTCTTCATGTATTTTGTTAGCTTGACCATTCTTCTATAGTCTATGTCTATGTATGTATGTAATGTACCTTAGGATGTGAGATTAAAAACCAATCaatcttcttttttcaattAGTCCTCAAATTAGTAGCATATAGATCAGATAAATCTCATAAGTAGTAGTTTACATACTAATCTCAAATCAGTGGTTACCATATACAATTCCaaaagtttcaaatttcaaCTCAGCATGACTTTTATTACTACTCACAAATGCTCAAAGTCATCATAGCTAAGTAAGCAAGCAACAAGGAGAAAGACTAAACAAAATCCAACGCGAGAGTGAGGCGCGTGATAAGAAAGCGGAGGGGAATCACCTGCGCCAGGTTGCATGGGAgagaggagaaggagatggGATCCACAAAAGCTCcgtaaaaaaggaaaagagaaaaggaaagcaCATGTGCTCACATGAGTTTCTCTCCATCTATCTTAGCTCCCATGTGCCTTTActtccacacacacacactctctctctatataGATACATACTCTATATAATAGGTAGGGAGAATGAATAGAGATAGATACTACAGTTGTAGATAGTGAAGTGGTGGTGGTACTATGATGATCTACTTAACTAGTTGCAGTTGCACAGAGACGAAGATATCCACATGATTTTTACATCTCGCATGGGAGCCACGTGACATCTTTTTTGGAACCTACCTTTTCATTTCCTCCTTTACAAATCTATCCCTATAGCTCATCTCTTTtgtcaactcttttttttttctttcatggtTTCCAAGACTTTCCAAGGAAGTATTTATTACTCCtacaagaaataaagaaagagaaaagtcgTGCTCATGTGTCCGCATGAGTCCTTTACACAATTCACTTCTTCTAGTTCTTCGAGtgcttatttttgtttatgtccgTCCTCTATGAAGTATTTACAACTAAAACTAACTTATTACTAGTATCTTAGAAGTTTCACCACCATCGTAACGAAATTTAGTGCGATATCGATTTAGtataag from Camelina sativa cultivar DH55 chromosome 9, Cs, whole genome shotgun sequence encodes:
- the LOC104712567 gene encoding uncharacterized protein LOC104712567 — encoded protein: MQTPSMAASTTTLYYPIPKSFLLSSPPRHKRNPNLISCSTKPIICSPPSPSSPPLQTTTNHRSQKRLPTFEDSFLLYQFSSPNEEDPGFSNRIPEQFDGEPRELVLPSVVQDNNKGLSIFSSNMWWADLKAAVGQRINVEGIVSSVSVVVKDRRLVIPHVSVKDLRYIDWGELKRKGFKGVVFDKDNTLTAPYSLAIWPPLRPSIEQCKAVFGHDIAVFSNSAGLTEYDHDDSKAKALEAEIGIRVLRHRVKKPAGTAEEVEKHFGCTSSELIMVGDRPFTDIVYGNRNGFLTVLTEPLSRAEEPFIVRQVRRLELALLKRWLRKGLKPVDHSLVSDVTQFIKVPSDL
- the LOC104712568 gene encoding peroxisomal and mitochondrial division factor 1-like, coding for MADEVVIHSDVEDRSAKGISESKELERKIEESEIKNQELKKENLDLKEKLERLTGEIQEMKGVEEDMNQRFGEMEKEIEEYEEEKKALESISTRAVELETEVSNLQDDLFTSLNGVDKTAEEVVELKKALAEKVELLEGCEKEAEGLRKDRAEVEKRVRDLERKIGVLEVREMEEKSKKLRLEEELREKADEKEREIDELQKKVSVLSLELVKNGEELEKLKSGKKLTEVVLSESQEREKVMELKKEELLKKVEEGNKTVFGLNERARNLSNGVRDTNGGDQKGSVEAEFQWPVVAAGSVGAVGLVAATLFVCYSKLR
- the LOC104712569 gene encoding transcription factor PAR2-like, translating into MEKTLASSHTKRSSPSPSTAVNTTSSTGFNRRTKQRLSDATASVSETTRVEDDGDEEEGVEEKIEALQTIVPGGTALGVDALFEETASYILALQCQINAIKVLTAFLERCEKDDMKFGG